In Chitinophaga sp. HK235, a single window of DNA contains:
- a CDS encoding GNAT family N-acetyltransferase, with translation MLTISPLKNLTITDIRSLGRNGYTSELAYIPVPQPDNEHIVFDFRLTTLDKPVHKTWHTSDEELDELNEVLAQGHSFAAYEEGGLLGFIIGEERQWNNTLYIAQLTVAATGRRKGIGSRLMQAIIQHAAKLRVRLLELETQNTNVPAVTFYKKHGFSVSGVHLKLYDPVSCPGEVAFYMTYGL, from the coding sequence ATGCTTACTATCTCACCACTTAAAAACCTCACCATTACGGATATACGATCGTTGGGGCGTAATGGTTATACCTCTGAACTGGCGTATATACCTGTGCCGCAGCCTGACAATGAACATATTGTTTTTGATTTCCGGTTGACAACATTGGACAAGCCTGTCCATAAAACCTGGCATACCAGCGATGAGGAGCTGGATGAACTGAATGAAGTGCTGGCGCAGGGACATTCTTTTGCAGCCTATGAAGAAGGAGGATTGTTGGGCTTCATCATCGGGGAAGAGCGGCAATGGAACAATACGCTCTACATTGCACAGTTAACGGTAGCCGCCACCGGAAGACGAAAAGGGATTGGCTCCAGATTGATGCAGGCGATCATACAACATGCCGCAAAACTGCGCGTAAGGCTGCTGGAGCTGGAAACGCAGAACACCAATGTACCGGCAGTGACATTTTATAAAAAGCATGGATTCTCGGTTTCGGGTGTTCACCTCAAGCTGTATGATCCGGTGTCCTGTCCCGGCGAAGTAGCGTTTTATATGACTTACGGATTATAA
- a CDS encoding lipopolysaccharide assembly protein LapB, translating to MRKILGTIGLVLLCMITRAQGIDRNKVMEYLQDQQYEEAIAYLQPAVNSQSPREMALLAYTYYQSGKLADAAATYEKVLQLDSNHIPALQYLASIRSQQEQFPLALTLYQRITRLRPNSAPAWKQLSFTAFLAQQPDSGFTWLCKAYLLNPADPKVVSRLAEEWIDKKAYPQADSIVKAFLIRDSTQSTVLMTAAKTAYLVKDYRRTVSIGEKLQGLNIVSPNTFIYVIAASYNLKKYTDCIRIYDYMLSGNAASENITYYAALAHTALRQYSESNELLQRCITMAKSSSLENYYNSTSVNYEGMRQYKPALAALDTSWYLSHKPLRQYSMGRIYETGLKNDAAAMKYYKRYLQLYKPGSTDEDEIYRYLRDRVKVKTLPALISVHQKDQQTAKQQP from the coding sequence ATGCGAAAAATCTTAGGGACCATCGGCCTGGTATTATTATGCATGATAACCCGGGCACAGGGCATAGACAGGAACAAAGTAATGGAATACCTCCAGGACCAGCAGTACGAAGAAGCTATTGCTTACCTGCAACCGGCGGTTAACAGTCAATCGCCGCGGGAAATGGCTTTGCTGGCCTATACCTACTATCAGTCCGGCAAGCTCGCCGATGCTGCCGCTACCTACGAAAAAGTATTACAGCTGGACAGTAATCACATACCGGCACTGCAGTACCTGGCCTCCATCCGTTCGCAGCAGGAACAATTTCCGCTGGCACTCACGCTGTATCAACGAATCACCCGGCTGCGGCCTAACAGCGCCCCGGCATGGAAACAGCTGAGTTTTACTGCATTCCTGGCACAGCAACCGGATTCCGGATTTACCTGGCTGTGCAAAGCCTATCTATTGAACCCGGCAGACCCCAAAGTGGTGTCCCGCCTCGCCGAAGAATGGATAGATAAAAAAGCCTATCCACAGGCCGACTCCATCGTTAAAGCCTTTCTGATAAGAGACTCCACACAGTCTACCGTACTGATGACTGCTGCCAAAACAGCTTATCTTGTGAAAGACTACCGGCGCACGGTTTCTATCGGAGAAAAGTTACAGGGCCTTAATATCGTTTCTCCCAATACGTTTATCTATGTGATAGCAGCCAGTTACAATCTGAAAAAATATACAGACTGTATCCGTATTTACGATTATATGCTGAGCGGCAACGCAGCGTCTGAAAACATTACCTATTATGCTGCCCTGGCTCATACCGCCCTCCGCCAGTATAGTGAAAGCAATGAGCTGCTGCAGCGGTGTATCACCATGGCCAAGTCTTCAAGCCTGGAGAATTATTACAACAGCACTTCCGTCAACTATGAGGGTATGCGTCAGTACAAGCCTGCACTGGCAGCGCTGGACACGTCGTGGTACCTATCGCACAAGCCTTTGCGCCAGTACAGCATGGGACGCATATACGAAACCGGGTTAAAAAATGACGCCGCTGCGATGAAGTATTACAAGCGTTATCTGCAGCTGTACAAACCCGGCTCAACGGATGAAGATGAGATCTATCGTTATCTACGGGACAGAGTGAAGGTTAAGACCCTGCCGGCTTTAATATCCGTTCATCAGAAGGATCAGCAAACAGCCAAACAACAACCTTAG
- a CDS encoding PH domain-containing protein has protein sequence MKYSTRLDTTSRIITSLLIGVCLVLLTVSVFTGREGAVASIVPALILVVIVTVTWSVKPLAYELTADALIIIRPLSRKRVLLADIAEVFPLAADELKGSIRSFGSGGLFGYLGYFASQQQGAYEMWCTDRTSMVMIILKNKKKLVISPVERNEFVLALQQVIQ, from the coding sequence ATGAAATATTCAACCCGATTGGATACTACTTCCAGAATTATTACCAGTTTACTGATTGGAGTTTGTCTGGTATTGTTGACGGTTTCTGTTTTTACCGGGCGGGAAGGAGCAGTGGCTTCTATTGTGCCGGCACTGATATTGGTGGTTATTGTAACCGTTACCTGGTCGGTAAAGCCGCTGGCATATGAACTGACGGCAGATGCACTCATTATCATACGCCCATTGTCCCGTAAGAGGGTTTTATTGGCAGATATAGCGGAGGTTTTCCCATTGGCGGCGGATGAGCTGAAGGGTAGCATACGCTCCTTTGGTTCCGGAGGCCTGTTTGGGTATCTGGGATATTTTGCGTCACAGCAGCAGGGTGCTTATGAAATGTGGTGTACCGATAGGACCAGTATGGTGATGATCATCCTGAAAAACAAAAAAAAGCTGGTGATCAGCCCTGTAGAGCGGAATGAGTTTGTTCTGGCATTGCAGCAGGTGATACAGTAG